In Zingiber officinale cultivar Zhangliang chromosome 8B, Zo_v1.1, whole genome shotgun sequence, a single genomic region encodes these proteins:
- the LOC122017243 gene encoding uncharacterized protein LOC122017243 — translation MDSISTPFCFPEAMDKSWFQTNILITCSSPEPIPNCNPQKPRFKNRRPAKLSVAAGQPCLSPQEAQSCPALSCNLDGRAMKELRKQKSLSELEKYEVKGFMDLGFVFRKEELSLEIMSMIPGLHRPEAMEEESCREEEKRKGRPYLSEVRSSNERRSGFSVISVPVFGTDMKKQLRSWAKEVAASIHRHDNDYAK, via the exons ATGGATTCCATAAGCACCCCGTTCTGCTTCCCGGAGGCCATGGATAAGAGCTGGTTCCAGACAAACATCCTCATCACATGCTCATCCCCGGAACCAATTCCAAACTGCAATCCACAAAAG CCGAGATTTAAGAACAGGAGGCCAGCAAAATTGAGTGTTGCTGCAGGCCAGCCTTGTTTAAGCCCGCAAGAAGCGCAGTCGTGCCCTGCTTTAAGCTGCAACTTGGACGGGAGAGCGATGAAGGAACTGAGGAAACAGAAGAGCCTGAGTGAGCTGGAGAAGTATGAAGTGAAGGGGTTTATGGATCTGGGCTTTGTGTTCCGCAAGGAGGAACTGAGCTTGGAGATCATGAGCATGATACCAGGGCTACACAGACCGGAGGCAAtggaagaggaaagctgcagagAGGAAGAGAAGCGTAAAGGGAGGCCGTATCTGTCGGAAGTCAGGTCGAGCAATGAACGCAGATCAGGGTTCTCGGTGATCAGTGTTCCAGTCTTTGGAACTGACATGAAGAAACAGCTACGTTCATGGGCAAAGGAGGTGGCTGCCTCTATCCACCGCCATGATAATGATTATGCCAAATAA
- the LOC122015901 gene encoding pyruvate decarboxylase 2-like: MNLEAAVEAAVEFLNKAAKPVMIGGPKLRVAKAGSAFVELADACGYAIAVMPSAKGLVPENHPRFVGTYWGGVSAACCAEIVESADAYLFVGPIFNDHSSVGYSLLLKKEKAIVVQPNRVVLADGPAFGCVLMEDFLRALAKRVTSNTMAHDNYRRTLAPAGEVLESQPDEPLKVNVLFKHIQNMLSSHTAVIAETGVSWFNCQKLKLPEGCGYEFQMQYGSIGWSVGATLGYAQAANDKRIIACIGDGGFQMTAQDVSTMLRCEQRSIIFLINNGGEIHDGRYNGIKNWNYTALIDAIHNREGKCWTTKVQSEKELKEAIVVATNEKNDCLCFIDVIVHKDDDTNKELLDWSSRVCAANSRLPNPQ; this comes from the exons ATGAATTTGGAGGCCGCCGTGGAAGCCGCGGTAGAGTTCCTGAACAAGGCCGCGAAGCCGGTGATGATAGGGGGCCCAAAGCTCCGGGTGGCCAAGGCCGGATCGGCGTTCGTGGAACTAGCCGACGCGTGCGGCTACGCGATCGCGGTGATGCCGTCGGCGAAGGGGCTCGTTCCCGAGAACCACCCGCGGTTCGTCGGCACCTACTGGGGCGGCGTCAGCGCGGCCTGCTGCGCCGAAATCGTGGAGTCCGCCGACGCTTACCTCTTCGTCGGGCCCATCTTCAACGACCACAGCTCCGTGGGCTACTCCCTCCTCCTCAAGAAGGAGAAGGCCATCGTCGTGCAGCCTAACCGGGTGGTGCTCGCCGACGGCCCGGCCTTCGGGTGCGTTCTCATGGAGGATTTCCTCCGGGCGCTCGCCAAGCGGGTCACGTCCAACACGATGGCCCACGACAACTACCGCCGGACCCTCGCGCCCGCCGGCGAAGTGCTAGAGTCCCAGCCCGACGAGCCTCTCAAGGTCAACGTGCTCTTCAAGCACATCCAGAACATGTTGTCGAGCCACACGGCCGTCATCGCGGAGACCGGCGTTTCTTGGTTCAATTGCCAGAAGCTGAAGTTGCCGGAGGGATGTGG ATATGAATTCCAAATGCAGTATGGCTCAATCGGCTGGTCAGTGGGCGCGACGCTCGGCTATGCTCAAGCTGCAAACGATAAACGTATCATTGCCTGCATCGGCGATGGTGGCTTTCAG ATGACAGCTCAGGATGTTTCTACCATGCTCAGATGCGAGCAAAGGAGCATCATATTCCTCATAAACAATGGAGGAGAGATACATGATGGCCGATATAATGGCATCAAGAACTGGAACTACACTGCTCTGATCGATGCCATCCACAATCGTGAAGGCAAATGCTGGACAACAAAG GTTCAGAGTGAGAAGGAGCTGAAGGAGGCAATTGTGGTAGCAACCAATGAAAAGAATGACTGTTTGTGTTTCATTGATGTGATTGTGCACAAGGATGATGACACGAACAAGGAATTGTTGGATTGGAGCTCAAGGGTTTGTGCTGCCAATAGTAGACTCCCAAATCCTCAGTGA
- the LOC122015622 gene encoding protein ETHYLENE-INSENSITIVE 3-like 1a, whose protein sequence is MPSRAVEEFHGNNELDELLGAPPSSFFDLEPLRQDEEGAEIDEEKLRLRIWDGLSRLKQLKGRRRRRRSEKLPDRRAAVVDHAQDQVRRKKLAQILERILEEMLRLINNGHAQAFVYGIVPNRGKPMSGASDNLRSWWQETVRFDRSSPAAIGKYRKEKWPDFVGRVIGADFSVPAALQELQDTTLGSLLSALMPYCNPPQRRYPLDKGRRPPWWPTMEEQWWPETGVPKDPSPPPYKKPHDLKKAWKVSVLIAVIKHLIPDVDKIQSLVEKSKGLQDKITAREIEILHAVLRHELKNGLADQDRPREAPAITEVDAEQQQQQETMNVSLTHYSLTMEVNDDFPLPYQISYSHEIQLHDNCGYLIRHALPDVNLFQRSLSQLQQQQSDDHAVPAEGIGENTLIIEPAVFPILEQALLFEPSSYGEIEEEDIEVGMMDVDDHCFSLAQPSAQTQSSRTPDNFAELEEFCDWCKDYC, encoded by the coding sequence atgccgagccgagcagTTGAAGAATTCCATGGAAACAATGAATTGGATGAGCTTCTCGGTGCCCCGCCGTCGAGTTTCTTCGACCTCGAGCCACTGCGGCAGGACGAAGAAGGCGCAGAGATCGATGAGGAGAAACTGAGACTGCGCATTTGGGACGGTCTCAGCCGCCTGAAACAGCTCAAgggtcgtcgtcgtcgtcgacgGTCAGAGAAGCTCCCGGACCGCCGCGCCGCCGTGGTCGATCACGCGCAGGATCAGGTGCGGCGGAAGAAGCTAGCGCAAATCCTGGAGCGGATCCTGGAGGAGATGCTCCGGCTGATAAACAACGGCCACGCCCAAGCATTCGTGTACGGCATCGTCCCTAACCGCGGCAAGCCCATGAGCGGCGCCTCCGACAACCTCCGCTCCTGGTGGCAGGAGACGGTGCGATTCGACCGGAGCAGCCCCGCCGCCATCGGCAAGTACCGGAAGGAGAAGTGGCCCGACTTCGTCGGGAGGGTGATCGGCGCCGACTTCTCCGTCCCCGCCGCGCTGCAGGAGTTGCAGGACACCACGCTGGGCTCGCTCCTCTCCGCGCTGATGCCCTACTGCAACCCGCCGCAGCGCCGGTACCCGCTCGACAAGGGCAGGCGGCCGCCGTGGTGGCCGACCATGGAGGAGCAGTGGTGGCCGGAGACGGGGGTGCCCAAGGACCCCAGCCCGCCGCCCTACAAGAAGCCGCACGACTTGAAGAAGGCGTGGAAGGTCAGCGTGCTGATCGCCGTCATCAAGCACTTGATCCCCGACGTCGACAAGATCCAAAGCCTGGTGGAGAAGAGCAAGGGACTGCAGGACAAGATCACGGCCAGGGAGATCGAGATCCTCCACGCCGTCTTGAGGCACGAGCTCAAGAACGGTCTCGCGGATCAGGACAGACCGCGAGAGGCCCCTGCTATAACAGAGGTGGACGccgagcagcagcagcagcaggagacCATGAATGTGTCGTTGACCCACTACTCGTTGACAATGGAGGTCAACGACGACTTCCCCCTTCCCTACCAGATATCCTACAGCCATGAAATCCAACTGCATGACAACTGCGGATATCTAATTCGCCACGCTCTGCCCGACGTGAATCTGTTCCAGAGAAGCTTGAGCCAGCTGCAGCAACAACAATCTGATGATCATGCTGTCCCTGCGGAAGGAATCGGCGAGAACACATTAATAATCGAGCCGGCGGTGTTCCCGATTCTGGAGCAGGCTCTGCTCTTCGAGCCCAGTAGCTATGGAGAGATCGAGGAGGAGGATATTGAAGTTGGCATGATGGACGTGGACGATCACTGCTTTTCCCTGGCCCAGCCAAGCGCGCAGACGCAGAGCAGTCGAACGCCGGACAATTTTGCTGAACTGGAGGAATTTTGTGATTGGTGCAAGGATTATTGTTGA